The Nocardia vinacea genome contains the following window.
GCGGGTGGCATATCGACCACTTCCTTTCCGTCAGTTGATCCGGACCATGGCCGCACGCACGGTCGCGGTCGCTCCGGCCGTCAATTCCGCACTGGTGCTGCCGTTTACGGAAACCGTTGTGCCTCGCACCTCGATACCCGCGGTGCTGGAGACCTGCACCGGTCCGGCGCCACCGTCGAGGGTGATCCCGGACTTCGCGCCGAGCGAGATGTCATTGCCGGTGAGCTTCAGGGGCCCGGTGCCCGCGTCGACCGTCACGCCATTGCGGGCCGAGATGGTGACCGTTCCGTCGCTGTGGACGGTGATCGTGGTCTGCTGCTGGTCCAGGTCGAGGGTGAGTTTCTGGTCGCCGGTCGCCACATGGACGCCCTGAGCGCCCGCCGCCTGTTCACGGAATTCGACGCGGTGGCCGGTGCGGGAGACGATCGAGCGCCGGTTCACCGCGCCGCTGGTGCGGTCCACGAGATCACCTGCACCGGTCGGGGGCATGTCGACGCCGTTGTACAGGCCGCCGATGACGTACGGCCGTCTGAAGTCGCCGTGTTCGAACGCGACGAGTACTTCGTCGCCGACCTCGGGCAGGAAAAGCGCGCCGCGTTCGTGGCCCGCTCCCTGCTGCACGGTCCGGGCCCATACGCTGACGAAGCCGTCGGCCAGCCACGGGAAAGTGATGCGGACTCTGGCCATATTCGCCGGATCGTTGTTATCGCTGACCTGTCCGATCACCACACCCGCAAAACCAGCGCGAGTCGAATGCGCTTGTGCCGCGCCACTGACCAGCCCCGCGAGCGTGCGATCACGCCGTCCGCTGACGATAACGCTGGTCGTATATCCGGTCTCCGGATCGAAGGTGTGTCGCGACGCCGTCACGGTGTACTTGCCCTCGAACGGTTTACCGGCATTGGCCAGTGCGACGGCCGTGCCCGCGCGCACCTTCGGGTTGCCCCGCAGCACCGCCTCCAATTCCGCGAATCCGCTCGCGACCTGTTCGGCCAGGGCCTTGCAGGCGACGTCAACCTCACCCTGGGTGCCGTACGGTGCTTGCGCGCCAACGAGTTTCGGTGCTTTGAACAGGCTCGCGAGGTCGTCCGGTCGCACGCCGTTCTCGGCCGTCACGGTCTTCGCGGGGGCATCGGCGACGACGGCCTTCTTGCGCATCACATCCCAGCCGCGGACCTGCACACCGGGTACCTGGTCGGCCGAGGTGACAATGGCGCGCAGCCGCAACACATTTCGCCCCAGCTCCAGGACGAACGGGTCCTCGGTCGCCTTGGCCTCGGTGCGCGGTGCGGTGCCCGCCGTGGTGGGTTTGCCGAAGTCGAGTTTGCCGTCGGTGACCGCCACCTCGACGCCGCTGTCGGCCGCGAGCTGGCGCAACAGCTCCCAGTCGCTGACATTGCCCTGCGAAATCTGTTCCAGCACAGGACCACCCGCGGCGACCTTGCCGATATCGACACCCGCGTCGCTCGCGATCCGGCGCGCGACATCCGCGGCCGACATGTGTTCGAAGCCGGTCACCCGCCGTCCGCGTTGCAACCGGTGCGATTTGTCGAGCCCGCGCACGGTGGTAAAGGTGCCGGTGCCGTCGAACTCCTTCTCGATCGCGGTGACCTCCGCCGACAGCAGCGGCACCGGCGTGTTCGCCTCATTGGACGCGACGCCGAGTTCGACCGGCGCGCCGATTTTGATATTCGCCTTGTCCAGGACAATGTTCTGGGGGTCGCGGAAGCGCAGTACGAAAAGGTCTGGCGCGCTACGGTTGTCGTCGACCATGCCGTGGGTGAGCAGCGCCGCGATATCGGCGGGCAGCGGTGTGCCCGCGATACGGACGAGCAGCTGATTGGTGAAGTCCTGGGCGGGCATGGCTACTCGAGCTCTTCGGCGGCCGGAATGAGCAGTTCCGTACCGGGCCGCAACCGCATCGGGTCATCGATATTGTTGGCGGTGGCGACGGCGCGCCAGCGGGTCGGATCGCCGTACTCGCGCCAAGCGATCGAGGCGAGGGTATCGCCCGCGATGACGGTGTGTATCGTGCGCGCCGTCAGGCTGCCCGAGGTCGGATTCTGTTTGGGCTGATCGGCGGCGATCTCCTCGATCGTGACCGTCGCGGTGCCGCGGATCGGCAGACCGCCCGCGGTGAACAGGGTGTACTTCACCGCCACCGAACTCACATATGCCGTGAATCCGGTCAGCCCGCCCCAGTGGAAGATCACCCACGGCGGGCTCGACTTCTTCTTGTCGTGGCTTTCGTCGGTGGGCACGCAGCAGGCGAACAGCCGCTCGACGGTGTCGACCACCTTGGTGTCCTGCTGTGGGCCCGCGTCGAGGAACATTTCGAGGGTGAGCTTGGCGGGGTCGGCGCCCTTGAACTCGGGCACGCCGCTCTTCTTACTGCCTTTCTGCGCATCGCGATTCCACTTGGCGGACTTGGTAACCGACAGCTCCTTGGGGTTGAACTGGAAGTCGATCTGCCCGCGGCGCGGGCCGGGTTGCAGCGAACCCTTCTCCACCGGCGGATCGCGCACCTCGAGAAACGCATGCTCCAATTTCGGTCGGCCGCTACCGGATCGGTCGGCGCCCGCACTGCTGGCGGCGAAGGCGATCGGCGCGGGCATCTCAGGCCTTCCCCGGCTCGACGAAACCGTGGTGGGTGATCTCGATGGTCTCCACAGCAACCTTCGGTGATTCGGCATTGAGCGAGGGTCCGGTCCAGCGCACCGGCATCACGCCGAGCAGACCCCACTGCGCGACCACGGTGCCGTCGGCGGTCATGGCCCGTATCTGGCCGGTTTTCGCGCGCACGCCCGTTGCGACGCTGCCGAACCACGCGGCCACCTTCGCCGTATCCGGGGTGACCGGACGGCTGAGTTTGATGGTGGAGAATTTGATTCGAGTGGGCAGCTGCCAGACGAAGCCGTTATTGCCGCCCTCCTCGCGCTGCTCCATCACCACTTCGCAGCCGAGGCCCTCGCAGCTGTTGAATGCGCCGAGGCTCATATTGTCGATCGTCACGACGAAGCAGACGCTGACCGCGGGGTCGAGATCGGTTGGCATGATGGTCTCCTCGGGTGATCAGAGAGTGAGGTCGAGGGCCGTGCCCGCGCGCTCGCGATCGAGGCGCAGTTCGGCCTTGAGTTTGCGGACGATCGGGTCGTACAGGCGGGCGACGAGTGCGTCGATGTCGGTGGGGGAGGTGCCGGAAGGTGTCGGAGTCCCGTGGGCGGCAGTCGCGTTGGCGGATATGGGCGCGGCGTCGGTCGATGCCCTGCCGGACGGATCAGTGGTGGTCGCCGTGTCGGGGAGGCGGGCCACAGTGGGTTCGGCATGTTCTGTGGTTTTCGGTGGTTCGGGAGTGGCGTTGTGCGCGAATGCGGCGGCGATGTCTGCGGCGCTCGGGGGTGTCGGCCCCGCGACTCGCTGCAGTTGCATCGGGGACCACACCGGCGCATCCGGGACGTGGTCGGCAGTACGTGCACTGAGGGGATCTGCCGCGGACGCGGTCGTGGTCGCGGCGCGGGAGAAACCGGTCGAACTGCCGATACCGATGATGCGCTGAAGGCTGGCCGGGATCGCGGTGCGTGACGGTTCCGGTGAAACGGGGCGCGGGCGGGACATGACGGTGCTCGGTCCCGATATGGGTGCGTTCGTCGCGGGCAGGCGCTGTGCCGTGGCCGATGCCCGGAGGGCGGTATTCGTCCGTCCCACCGGCTGCCATCCCGCTGAGCGCTGCACCATCGTGGGCGGTGCGAACATGCCGACTGTTCCAACAACGCCCGGTGCCGTACTCGAGGGTTCGGTGGGTGCGGGAGGCGGGGGCGCTGGGGTTGGCGAGTTCGTATCGAACTCCATAGAGCTGCTCCAGTATTCGGGCACGGCCGGATCGGTTGCCGTGCGCTGCACCGGCGTCTCGGCGCGAGGTGGAAGCGGACCTGACGGGATGTGCGTATCCGGCTGTCCAGTTCGGCGTTGCAGGGTGCGCGTCGCTAGTGATGGTGCGGTGAAGGATGGCGGCGCTGTGGCCGTAAACGTTTGGGCCGCAGACGATTCTGACGGAACGGCGGGGTTTACCGGCGAGTCCGGCACGATGTCGAGTTCACGCGGAAACGCAGGCCGGTTGGCGGAATCAGGTATGGTCCCAGGGCCTGCGGCGGAGGCGGGCCAGTGGGTGGACTCGGATGCGGTTCCCGGGCGCAGGGTGGTGTCGGGAGATATCGCAGGTACAGGCAGCGGGCCGTCGACGGAGATCGCTGTGTCGATTGCTCCGATCGTCGGCGCTGTTCGGTCGGAGATCGGCACCAATTCTTCTGAGATCGGCGTCGGCTGCTCAGGGGTAGGTATCGGCGACTCGGAGGTCGGCACGGGCTGTTCGACGGTGGGTATCGGCGGCCCGGAGGTCGGCACCGACCGCTCGAGGGTCGGCATCGCGTGCTCAGATGTCGACACTGATTCCCCAGAAGAATCTGGAGCCCAACCGATTTCGGAGTAGTCGTCGTACGATTCCGCGCGCTGAATCGGCAAAGGCGCGCTCGCGCTCATCGCCGGGGGCGTCGGCGGCAGGACCGGTTCCGTTCGTGCGTCGGCCGATAGTTCGGCCGCGCGATGGATCACGTCGTGTGTGCCGCCGACGTAGCTCCGCTGAATGCCGGGCAGCTCGGCAGGCGACGGGTATGCGAGCCCCGAATCGCCTTCGCCAAGGGATCGTTGAACGAA
Protein-coding sequences here:
- a CDS encoding phage tail protein — translated: MPTDLDPAVSVCFVVTIDNMSLGAFNSCEGLGCEVVMEQREEGGNNGFVWQLPTRIKFSTIKLSRPVTPDTAKVAAWFGSVATGVRAKTGQIRAMTADGTVVAQWGLLGVMPVRWTGPSLNAESPKVAVETIEITHHGFVEPGKA
- a CDS encoding VgrG-related protein; protein product: MPAQDFTNQLLVRIAGTPLPADIAALLTHGMVDDNRSAPDLFVLRFRDPQNIVLDKANIKIGAPVELGVASNEANTPVPLLSAEVTAIEKEFDGTGTFTTVRGLDKSHRLQRGRRVTGFEHMSAADVARRIASDAGVDIGKVAAGGPVLEQISQGNVSDWELLRQLAADSGVEVAVTDGKLDFGKPTTAGTAPRTEAKATEDPFVLELGRNVLRLRAIVTSADQVPGVQVRGWDVMRKKAVVADAPAKTVTAENGVRPDDLASLFKAPKLVGAQAPYGTQGEVDVACKALAEQVASGFAELEAVLRGNPKVRAGTAVALANAGKPFEGKYTVTASRHTFDPETGYTTSVIVSGRRDRTLAGLVSGAAQAHSTRAGFAGVVIGQVSDNNDPANMARVRITFPWLADGFVSVWARTVQQGAGHERGALFLPEVGDEVLVAFEHGDFRRPYVIGGLYNGVDMPPTGAGDLVDRTSGAVNRRSIVSRTGHRVEFREQAAGAQGVHVATGDQKLTLDLDQQQTTITVHSDGTVTISARNGVTVDAGTGPLKLTGNDISLGAKSGITLDGGAGPVQVSSTAGIEVRGTTVSVNGSTSAELTAGATATVRAAMVRIN
- a CDS encoding LysM peptidoglycan-binding domain-containing protein codes for the protein MPAPIAFAASSAGADRSGSGRPKLEHAFLEVRDPPVEKGSLQPGPRRGQIDFQFNPKELSVTKSAKWNRDAQKGSKKSGVPEFKGADPAKLTLEMFLDAGPQQDTKVVDTVERLFACCVPTDESHDKKKSSPPWVIFHWGGLTGFTAYVSSVAVKYTLFTAGGLPIRGTATVTIEEIAADQPKQNPTSGSLTARTIHTVIAGDTLASIAWREYGDPTRWRAVATANNIDDPMRLRPGTELLIPAAEELE